In Fastidiosipila sp., the genomic window ATATCCGCGCTGTCCAGGCTTATGACAAATTGCTCTTTCACCGCGATCAGTATATCTATTACCGGACCGACCATCACTGGACAGGGTTGGGCGCCTATTACGCCTACGCCGCATTTTGCGAGTCAGCCGGCTTTGAGGCGGCAGGCCTGGAGGAGATGGAGCATTACCAGATTGAAGGCACTTACCTGGGCTCCCTCTACCGTGTTTCGAAGAACGCTGTCCTGAAGGACAAGCCTGATACCACCGAGGGCTGGAAACCCAATGCCGAGTACACGGCGACCGCCTGGGACAACAGCGAGATGACGGTCACCTACAAAATCCGGCTGAATGACGAAAGAGTCAAGGGCGGCAACAGCTACCTCAATTTTTCCGGCGGTGACCGGGCCCTTTTGAAAATTGAAACCAATCACCAATCCGGCCGCAAGATCCTTCTGGTCAAAGATTCTTTCGGGAATGCCTTCGTCCCTTATCTTGCCAATCATTTTGACGAGATCTATGTGATCGATCCCCGCTATTACGTCCGCAGCATGACTGACCTGATCCGGCGCGAGGGAATTACCGATGTGCTCATCCTCAATTACATGTTCGGCACTTCCAATCAGACCTGGCTCTCAGGCTTTGACCTGATCGCAAAATAGGACCGCTTCCGTGTTAAACTGTCCGAAACAACAAAAGGAGTTTTGATATGACCCTTACGATTCCATCGTTTCCCTTGTCTTTCGACGACTTTGTGACCCTGGCGCAAGACATGATGAAAAACCCCCAGGGCACCGCGGCCCTCCTGATCATCGCGCTCAAAACCTACATTGATGACAGGGAAAAGGGCCTTGAAATTTTGAATTACCTTCACGGACCAAGGCCCCTGTCTGTCCGTGATCAGCAGTTTATCCGCGACCGCATGATGGACAAGCCCTATCTGCCCGACTCCTACCTGGCAGGTGCCAGGCCGAAAAACAACTACACCCCGGATCAACCCCTGTCCATCCAGGTGCTGCCCGATCCGATCCCCGCTGAAAGCGATGAATTCGCCAGGGTCCGCCTTATGTCATCGGGGGCTGACAGCCCTCGTATTGTCACGCTCAGGCGCCAGGCTTCCGGAGATGTGTGGTTCCTGTGGGACTACCCTGCCGTTGTGACCGGTATCCGGCTCCCAGCCAAAGAAGATCCCTGGTCATAGACCGGTCCATTATTTGATCCGCGCGACACCCGTCGCGACAGCCGCTTCATAGACGGCCCGCGCGACCGTTTCCCTGAGGCGCGGATCTGCCGGTTCCGGCAGAATCCGGTCCCTGTGAAGCCCCTCCTCACCGGCCAGCCTGGCCAAAGCCATGGCCGCCGCCCGCTTCATGGCATCGTTGATGTCGGAGGCCCTGGCATCAAAGACACCCCGGAAAATGGCGGGAAAGGCCAGCACATTGTTGATCTGGTTGGGGTAGTCGGACCGGCCCGTGGCAACGATGAATGCGCCGGCCTTTTTTGCCTCCGCCGGATCAATCTCGGGATCCGGATTGGCGCAGGCAAAGACAACCGGATCGGGAGCCATGGCTCTGATCATGTCACCGGTGACCAGGCCAGGTCCAGAAAGCCCGATCAGGACGTCGGCGCCTCTGAGCGCATCAGCCAGACTTCCATGTAGACCTCTTTTATTGGTGAGTACTGCCAGCTCATTTTTCTCGTCATTCATGCCAGGCCGCCCCGTCCGGAGTATTCCCCCGCGGTCGCAGATAAGAAGATCTTTTGCGCCGAACTCCATCAGGAGGCGGGCAACGGCTGAGGAGGCGGCGCCCGCCCCGCTGAATACAATCCGCGCCTCGTTCATGGTCCTGCCCGTCAATTTCAAGGCGTTGATCAGGGCGGCCAGCACCACCACGGCCGTGCCGTGCTGATCGTCATGAAAGACGGGAATGTCGCAGACTGCCTTCAGCCTTCTTTCAATTTCAAAACAGCGCGGGGCCGAGATGTCCTCCAGATTGATCCCCCCAAAACTCCCCGACAGCAGCTGGATGGTCCGGACGATTTCATCGGTGTCTTTTGACCGGATGCAGAGAGGGAAAGCATCCACGTCGCCGAATGCCTTGAAGAGGACACACTTGCCCTCCATGACCGGCATGGCAGCCTCAGGCCCGATGTCGCCCAGGCCAAGAACGGCCGACCCGTCGGTCACAACCAGGCACAGATTCCAGCGCCGGGTCAGGTCATAGGATTTCGCGGGATCCCCGGCGATGGCCAGGCAGGGGGCCGCTACCCCCGGTGTATAGGCGATGGCAAGATCTTCCTTTGAACTCACGCTGACCCGGGGGATCACCTCAATTTTCCCCCGCCAGCGCGCGTGTGCTTCCATGGCTCTGGCTTCATAACAGTGTTCCGGCATCATTAATCCCTCGCTTTTCGTCCTCACTCGGGTCTTTTATCTTGCGCAAAAAGACATCCTCATGGTAGCATGTGCACAGTTATAATAATTATGACTTTGTAATCATTATAAAGTCATAAAGGAAGACTGCCCCCTCGGGGATCAGGCAGAACAGACACAGAAAGGAATCGTGAAAAATGCCAATGGTCGGAAAACAGGCCCCCTTGTTCGAAGCAGGCGCCTACTACAAGGGGAAGTTCACCAAGGTGAAACTGGAGGACTACAAAGGTCAATGGGTGATGCTCTGCTTCTATCCCGGCGACTTTACCTTTGTCTGAGGGACAGAGGTGTCTGCAGTTGCAGCCAAGTATGAAGAATTTGAGAAACTGGGCGTACAGGTCCTGTCGATCTCGGTTGACAGCGAATTCGTCCACAAGATCTGGAATGACGTCGAG contains:
- a CDS encoding redoxin domain-containing protein, which produces MPMVGKQAPLFEAGAYYKGKFTKVKLEDYKGQWVMLCFYPGDFTFV
- a CDS encoding NADP-dependent malic enzyme codes for the protein MEAHARWRGKIEVIPRVSVSSKEDLAIAYTPGVAAPCLAIAGDPAKSYDLTRRWNLCLVVTDGSAVLGLGDIGPEAAMPVMEGKCVLFKAFGDVDAFPLCIRSKDTDEIVRTIQLLSGSFGGINLEDISAPRCFEIERRLKAVCDIPVFHDDQHGTAVVVLAALINALKLTGRTMNEARIVFSGAGAASSAVARLLMEFGAKDLLICDRGGILRTGRPGMNDEKNELAVLTNKRGLHGSLADALRGADVLIGLSGPGLVTGDMIRAMAPDPVVFACANPDPEIDPAEAKKAGAFIVATGRSDYPNQINNVLAFPAIFRGVFDARASDINDAMKRAAAMALARLAGEEGLHRDRILPEPADPRLRETVARAVYEAAVATGVARIK